One genomic window of Streptomyces sp. NBC_01276 includes the following:
- a CDS encoding ornithine carbamoyltransferase, with protein MDPQHTNDPGGRRPARHLISIDDLTDRDLHRIVARGAEFSAGTVTRSRALEGLVAGVYFAKTSTRTRTAFSSGALRVGARIVAYGPGDLQLNTGESVEDTGRVLSGMLDVLVARTAGPEAELRGWAAQDRMAVVNAMSAEEHPTQALTDLTTLLRHFGRVDGLRVLYVGEGNNTAAALALALTRFPNVHFELRTPPGYGLLPSIAERARARAARSGAVLVERHDMDVLPEGFDVVYTTRWQTTGTQKPDANWREIFAPFQVTSGLWETSPRAVFMHDLPAHRGEEVTAEVLDGPTSIAFAQATNKMHSAMAVLEYTHSGPADGDATGPRFAADLDDAHLATAVR; from the coding sequence ATGGACCCGCAGCACACGAACGACCCCGGCGGCCGCCGCCCGGCGCGCCACCTCATCTCCATCGACGACCTCACCGACCGGGACCTGCACCGGATCGTCGCCCGCGGCGCCGAGTTCTCGGCGGGCACCGTCACCCGCTCCCGTGCCCTGGAAGGCCTGGTCGCCGGCGTCTACTTCGCCAAGACCTCCACCCGCACCCGCACCGCCTTCTCCTCCGGGGCCCTGCGCGTGGGCGCCCGGATCGTGGCGTACGGCCCCGGCGACCTCCAGCTCAACACCGGAGAGTCCGTCGAGGACACCGGACGCGTGCTCTCCGGCATGCTCGACGTCCTCGTCGCCCGCACCGCCGGCCCCGAGGCCGAACTGCGCGGCTGGGCCGCCCAGGACCGGATGGCCGTGGTCAACGCGATGAGCGCCGAGGAGCACCCCACCCAGGCCCTCACCGACCTCACCACCCTGCTGCGCCACTTCGGCCGCGTCGACGGACTGCGCGTCCTGTACGTCGGCGAGGGCAACAACACCGCCGCCGCACTGGCCCTGGCCCTGACCCGGTTCCCGAACGTGCACTTCGAGCTGCGCACGCCGCCCGGCTACGGGCTGCTGCCCTCCATCGCCGAGCGGGCCCGCGCCCGGGCCGCGCGCAGCGGGGCGGTGCTCGTCGAACGGCACGACATGGACGTGCTGCCCGAGGGCTTCGACGTCGTCTACACGACCCGCTGGCAGACGACGGGCACGCAGAAGCCGGACGCGAACTGGCGCGAGATCTTCGCCCCGTTCCAGGTCACCTCCGGTCTGTGGGAGACCAGCCCGCGCGCCGTGTTCATGCACGACCTGCCCGCGCACCGGGGCGAGGAGGTCACCGCGGAGGTGCTGGACGGTCCGACGAGCATCGCCTTCGCCCAGGCCACCAACAAGATGCACAGCGCCATGGCCGTACTGGAGTACACCCACTCCGGTCCGGCGGACGGCGACGCCACCGGCCCCCGCTTCGCCGCGGACCTGGACGACGCGCACCTCGCGACGGCCGTACGGTGA
- a CDS encoding EboA domain-containing protein, which yields MTAPTLAPPVPVAPAPAADHADHAVHDALTLRTLEESLRSVLDQEHRAGLVADTAAVAAEGPAALDRRFPAAGRDYGRGPLPGWADWAVEDAVRAVLLLALTRHGTSGAALAREAGERYAHGDAAERRGVLRALPFLPLGDRAVHLTDDAVRTNDNRLIAAALGPYARAHLDQYRWRQAVLKCLFTGIPLAKVAGLHERRDAELARMAHGFAAERRAADRPVPADLWTVATLDH from the coding sequence ATGACCGCCCCCACCCTCGCCCCGCCCGTCCCGGTGGCACCCGCCCCCGCCGCCGACCACGCCGACCACGCCGTCCACGACGCGCTGACCCTGCGCACCCTGGAGGAGTCCCTGCGCTCCGTCCTCGACCAGGAGCACCGGGCCGGACTCGTCGCCGACACCGCCGCCGTGGCCGCCGAGGGCCCCGCCGCCCTGGACCGCCGCTTCCCCGCCGCCGGACGCGACTACGGCCGCGGCCCCCTGCCCGGCTGGGCCGACTGGGCCGTCGAGGACGCCGTCCGCGCCGTCCTCCTGCTCGCCCTGACCCGCCACGGCACCTCCGGCGCCGCCCTCGCCCGCGAGGCCGGCGAACGCTACGCCCACGGGGACGCCGCCGAGCGCCGCGGCGTACTGCGCGCCCTGCCCTTCCTCCCGCTCGGCGACCGCGCGGTGCACCTCACCGACGACGCCGTACGGACCAACGACAACCGGCTCATCGCGGCCGCGCTGGGCCCCTACGCCCGCGCCCACCTCGACCAGTACCGCTGGCGCCAGGCCGTCCTCAAGTGCCTGTTCACCGGGATACCGCTGGCCAAGGTCGCCGGACTGCACGAGCGCCGGGACGCCGAACTGGCGCGGATGGCGCACGGCTTCGCCGCCGAGCGGCGCGCCGCCGACCGCCCCGTGCCGGCCGACCTGTGGACCGTAGCCACCCTCGACCACTGA
- a CDS encoding Tat pathway signal sequence domain protein — protein sequence MPLNSMDRRSVLRTALGAAGAAAAVTVLGAGPAAAHGRRPQLPKVEGLVGDRWASEFWYEYDEMSYYTPSDGMKAAVAAITAPFGGFTKSYDAWLATRQGGRYPRSWMELIQPNKAHFELLSREQKKVYDKWYGHDPKGLVFAFQEFGQGTLFDPRRPAGNKVHMMNYTPPEATHAYHRWHAYLQSFQLLGIDRRFWAHINRLAGAAWELQSIAKPVNDANDNKHLPRHVVRHVTDKWLCRSDEKVTKAFDVWPYPVDLGK from the coding sequence ATGCCGCTCAACTCCATGGACCGCAGGAGCGTCCTGCGGACCGCCCTGGGCGCCGCAGGCGCCGCGGCCGCGGTCACCGTCCTCGGCGCGGGCCCGGCGGCCGCCCACGGCCGCCGCCCGCAGCTGCCCAAGGTCGAGGGCCTGGTCGGCGACCGCTGGGCGAGCGAGTTCTGGTACGAGTACGACGAGATGTCCTACTACACGCCGTCGGACGGGATGAAGGCCGCGGTCGCGGCCATCACGGCGCCCTTCGGCGGCTTCACCAAGTCCTACGACGCCTGGCTCGCCACCCGCCAGGGCGGCCGCTACCCGCGCAGTTGGATGGAGCTCATCCAGCCCAACAAGGCCCACTTCGAGCTGCTCTCCCGCGAGCAGAAGAAGGTCTACGACAAGTGGTACGGCCACGACCCCAAGGGACTGGTCTTCGCCTTCCAGGAGTTCGGCCAGGGCACCCTGTTCGACCCGCGCCGCCCGGCCGGCAACAAGGTCCACATGATGAACTACACGCCGCCGGAGGCCACCCACGCCTACCACCGCTGGCACGCCTACCTGCAGTCCTTCCAGCTGCTCGGCATCGACCGCCGGTTCTGGGCGCACATCAACCGCCTCGCGGGCGCTGCCTGGGAACTCCAGTCCATCGCCAAGCCGGTGAACGACGCCAACGACAACAAGCACCTGCCCAGGCACGTGGTCCGCCACGTCACCGACAAGTGGCTGTGCCGCTCCGACGAGAAGGTCACCAAGGCCTTCGACGTCTGGCCCTACCCGGTCGACCTCGGCAAGTAG
- a CDS encoding inositol-3-phosphate synthase, which yields MRDTTGSSPRIGVWMVGARGSVATAAIAGAAAIVAGAASPVGCVTETPPFRDAPLPALADLVFGGHDVVDTPLSARAGQLAGAGVLPFAVLKALDTPLAAAELEIRDGSARPGESQSDTAARLAEDMAAFRDRHGLEQVVVVNVSSTEPMPEPDPAFLSLASLEAALTAGSVTLPASSLYAYAAFTAGCSYVNFTPSAGAALPALEELARLRGVPHAGRDGKTGETLVKSALAPMFTQRALRLRSWSGTNLLGGGDGATLADPAAARSKTESKQRSLEETVGHAVQGQTHIDNVPEMGEWKTAWDHISFEGFLGVRMTMQFTWQGCDSALAAPLVLDLVRLAALAGRRGESGALAALGFFFKDPAGSTEHNLTLQYEALTAWAANPAPASTVTGADPLTGARP from the coding sequence ATGCGAGACACGACCGGATCTTCACCCCGAATCGGCGTCTGGATGGTCGGCGCGCGAGGCTCGGTCGCCACGGCCGCCATCGCCGGCGCCGCCGCCATCGTCGCGGGTGCCGCCTCCCCCGTCGGGTGCGTCACCGAAACACCCCCGTTCCGTGACGCACCTCTGCCGGCCCTCGCCGACCTGGTGTTCGGCGGCCACGACGTCGTCGACACCCCCCTGTCGGCGAGGGCCGGCCAACTCGCCGGGGCGGGCGTCCTGCCCTTCGCCGTCCTCAAGGCCCTGGACACCCCGCTGGCCGCCGCCGAGCTGGAGATCCGCGACGGTTCCGCCCGTCCCGGCGAGTCGCAGTCCGACACCGCCGCCCGCCTCGCCGAGGACATGGCGGCCTTCCGCGACCGGCACGGCCTGGAGCAGGTGGTCGTCGTCAACGTCTCCTCCACGGAGCCGATGCCCGAACCCGACCCCGCCTTCCTGAGCCTGGCCTCCCTGGAGGCCGCCCTCACGGCCGGCTCCGTCACCCTGCCGGCGAGCTCCCTCTACGCCTACGCGGCCTTCACCGCGGGCTGCTCCTACGTCAACTTCACCCCGTCGGCGGGCGCCGCCCTGCCCGCCCTGGAGGAACTGGCCCGGCTGCGCGGGGTCCCGCACGCCGGCCGCGACGGCAAGACCGGCGAGACCCTCGTCAAGAGCGCCCTCGCCCCGATGTTCACCCAGCGCGCCCTGCGCCTGCGGTCCTGGTCCGGCACCAACCTGCTGGGCGGCGGCGACGGCGCGACCCTCGCCGACCCGGCGGCGGCCCGATCCAAGACCGAGTCGAAGCAGCGCAGCCTGGAGGAGACCGTCGGCCACGCGGTCCAGGGCCAGACGCACATCGACAACGTCCCCGAGATGGGGGAGTGGAAGACCGCCTGGGACCACATCTCCTTCGAAGGCTTCCTCGGCGTCCGGATGACCATGCAGTTCACCTGGCAGGGCTGCGACTCCGCGCTGGCCGCCCCGCTGGTCCTGGACCTCGTACGGCTGGCCGCGCTGGCCGGGCGGCGCGGCGAGTCCGGGGCCCTGGCCGCCCTCGGGTTCTTCTTCAAGGACCCGGCCGGCTCCACCGAGCACAACCTCACCCTCCAGTACGAGGCCCTCACCGCCTGGGCCGCGAACCCCGCCCCGGCGTCCACCGTGACGGGCGCCGATCCGCTGACGGGGGCCCGGCCGTGA
- a CDS encoding SCO3242 family prenyltransferase, producing the protein MTTATVPGHDARPGTAGPAGGSGPLRLPPFPGRAFRARRTLRAYAELVRAPAAITVPGDVLAGALAAGRGTGPRTLGLAASSVCLYWAGMALNDWADRELDAVERPERPLPSGRIRPEAALATAAGLTAAGLGIAALAGGPRTALRRTLPLAAAVWAYDLGAKATPLGPAVMATARALDVLHGTGPAPVRPALVPAAAVAVHTLGLTRLSRHEVDGAPPREAALTLAAAAAAAAGTAHRGTGPAQAAALALYATSFGPALTRVLRDPAAPRVRRAVGTGIHALLPLQAALAARAGAPRVAVPLAAALPLVRRLSRRVSST; encoded by the coding sequence GTGACCACCGCCACCGTCCCGGGGCACGACGCCCGCCCCGGGACCGCCGGCCCCGCCGGCGGGAGCGGACCCCTGCGGCTGCCGCCGTTCCCGGGCCGCGCCTTCCGCGCCCGGCGCACCCTGCGCGCCTACGCCGAGCTGGTCCGGGCGCCCGCCGCGATCACCGTGCCCGGCGACGTCCTGGCCGGCGCCCTCGCCGCCGGACGCGGCACCGGCCCCCGCACCCTCGGCCTCGCCGCCTCCTCCGTCTGCCTCTACTGGGCGGGCATGGCCCTCAACGACTGGGCCGACCGCGAGCTCGACGCCGTGGAGCGGCCCGAACGCCCGCTGCCGTCCGGCCGGATCCGCCCCGAGGCCGCCCTGGCCACCGCCGCCGGGCTGACCGCGGCCGGTCTCGGCATCGCCGCTCTGGCCGGTGGCCCGCGCACCGCCCTGCGCCGCACCCTGCCGCTGGCCGCTGCCGTGTGGGCCTACGACCTCGGCGCCAAGGCCACCCCCCTCGGCCCCGCCGTGATGGCCACCGCGCGCGCCCTGGACGTCCTCCACGGCACCGGGCCCGCCCCGGTCCGCCCCGCCCTCGTCCCGGCCGCCGCCGTGGCGGTCCACACCCTGGGCCTGACCCGGCTCAGCCGCCACGAGGTCGACGGCGCCCCGCCCCGCGAGGCGGCCCTGACCCTCGCCGCCGCGGCGGCCGCGGCCGCCGGCACCGCGCACCGCGGCACCGGACCCGCCCAGGCGGCCGCCCTCGCCCTGTACGCCACCAGCTTCGGACCCGCCCTCACCCGCGTCCTGCGCGACCCCGCCGCCCCCCGCGTGCGCCGGGCCGTCGGAACCGGCATCCACGCCCTGCTGCCCCTCCAGGCCGCCCTGGCCGCCCGGGCCGGTGCGCCGCGCGTCGCCGTACCGCTCGCCGCGGCCCTGCCGCTGGTCCGCCGCCTCTCCCGGAGGGTGTCCTCCACATGA
- a CDS encoding sugar phosphate isomerase/epimerase family protein: protein MSTPTGPRFSYGTNGLADHRLGDALRLLADLGYEGVALTLDHQHLDPYAPGLAARVDEVRRALDATGLAVVVETGARYLLDPRRKHRPTLLSAEPEGRRLRLDLMRRAVGIGVELGAGAVHFWSGTPDPDTTREQAWQRLVDGCAETVGHAEAAGIDLAFEPEPGMLVADLAGYRRLLADLGRPDRFRLTLDIGHCRCLEPYPVADCVALAADRLAHVQIEDMRRGTHEHLPFGEGEIDFPPVLGALADVGYRGLVSVELPRHSHAGAETARHSIAFLREAAARQASRDTRPQQEPSKEAVPA, encoded by the coding sequence ATGAGCACCCCGACCGGACCGCGGTTCTCCTACGGCACCAACGGCCTCGCCGACCACCGTCTGGGCGACGCGCTGCGCCTCCTCGCCGACCTGGGCTACGAGGGCGTCGCGCTCACCCTCGACCACCAGCACCTGGACCCGTACGCACCCGGTCTCGCCGCGCGCGTCGACGAGGTCCGGCGCGCCCTGGACGCCACCGGTCTCGCCGTCGTCGTGGAGACCGGCGCCCGCTACCTCCTCGACCCGCGCCGCAAGCACCGCCCGACGCTGCTCTCCGCCGAACCCGAGGGCCGTCGGCTGCGCCTGGACCTGATGCGCCGGGCCGTCGGCATCGGCGTGGAACTGGGTGCCGGCGCCGTCCACTTCTGGAGCGGCACCCCCGACCCGGACACCACCCGCGAACAGGCCTGGCAGCGGCTGGTCGACGGCTGCGCCGAGACCGTCGGCCACGCCGAGGCCGCGGGCATCGACCTCGCCTTCGAACCGGAGCCCGGCATGCTCGTCGCCGACCTCGCCGGCTACCGCAGGCTGCTGGCCGACCTCGGCCGCCCGGACCGCTTCCGGCTCACCCTGGACATCGGCCACTGCCGCTGCCTGGAGCCCTACCCCGTGGCCGACTGCGTGGCACTGGCCGCCGACCGCCTGGCCCACGTCCAGATCGAGGACATGCGCCGGGGCACCCACGAACACCTGCCCTTCGGGGAGGGGGAGATCGACTTCCCGCCCGTGCTCGGCGCCCTCGCCGACGTCGGCTACCGGGGTCTCGTCTCCGTCGAACTCCCGCGCCACAGTCACGCCGGCGCCGAGACCGCCCGCCACAGCATCGCGTTCCTGCGCGAGGCGGCCGCCCGTCAGGCGTCCCGCGACACCCGTCCGCAGCAAGAGCCGTCGAAGGAGGCCGTACCGGCATGA
- a CDS encoding TatD family hydrolase — MRIFDPHIHMTSRTTDDYRAMHAAGVRALVEPAFWLGQPRTSPSSFTDYFDALLGWEPYRAAQFGISHHCTIGLNPKEANDPRCTPVLDLLPRYLAKDGVVAVGEIGYDTVTDAEEHAFAVQLSLAVEFGLPALVHTPHRDKAGGTARSLAVIRESGIDPGFVVLDHLNEVTVREVRDSGCWMGFSIYPDTKMTPDRMVAILKEHGTERILVNSAADWGHSDPLLTRATGDAMLAAGFDEDDVDRVLWRNPVAFYAQSGRLGLDGYTDEQAAGLYAGNSIARGGN, encoded by the coding sequence ATGCGCATCTTCGACCCGCACATCCACATGACGTCCCGCACCACGGACGACTACCGAGCGATGCACGCCGCCGGCGTCCGCGCGCTGGTCGAGCCCGCGTTCTGGCTTGGGCAGCCGCGCACCTCCCCCTCCAGCTTCACCGACTACTTCGACGCCCTCCTGGGCTGGGAGCCCTACCGGGCGGCGCAGTTCGGCATCAGCCACCACTGCACCATCGGCCTCAACCCCAAGGAGGCGAACGACCCGCGCTGCACCCCCGTCCTGGACCTGCTGCCGCGCTACCTCGCCAAGGACGGGGTCGTGGCCGTCGGCGAGATCGGCTACGACACCGTCACCGACGCCGAGGAGCACGCCTTCGCCGTCCAGCTCTCCCTCGCCGTCGAGTTCGGCCTGCCGGCCCTCGTCCACACCCCGCACCGCGACAAGGCGGGCGGCACCGCCCGCTCCCTGGCCGTGATCCGGGAGTCGGGCATCGATCCGGGCTTCGTCGTCCTCGACCACCTCAACGAGGTCACCGTCCGGGAGGTCCGCGACTCCGGCTGCTGGATGGGCTTCTCCATCTACCCCGACACCAAGATGACCCCGGACCGCATGGTCGCCATCCTCAAGGAGCACGGCACCGAGCGCATCCTCGTCAACTCCGCGGCCGACTGGGGCCACAGCGACCCGCTCCTCACCCGGGCCACCGGCGACGCCATGCTCGCCGCCGGCTTCGACGAGGACGACGTGGACCGCGTCCTGTGGCGCAACCCGGTCGCCTTCTACGCGCAGTCCGGCCGGCTCGGCCTGGACGGCTACACGGACGAGCAGGCCGCGGGGCTGTACGCCGGGAACTCGATCGCCCGCGGCGGAAACTGA
- a CDS encoding MFS transporter: MTPPPKTVTDPAVLPWELAAAAPAGEAPQPRTDPGTEPRPTGRAEPGARSGSGEAAPAPEHGEAPSAAVPLRRNRDFGLLWGGAGLSLLAGRATAVAYPLTVLWITGSPGDAGLVGTALLLPQLLVQLPGGALVDRWDRRRIMIGAGLGQALVAGAVAALLLSGHVWLWALLAAAFTEGTLGVLHQLAERAAVPAVVPTEQLPAALTGNEARTRGAAIAGQPLGSGLVALGSSFPYVAALVGQLASVVLLFGVRGKLQAERTGPRPDLVREIKEGLVWMWRQRFLRAVMAAVAVSNVLFQGLNLAVMTGIQENHGSQFQIGVVLSLSGAGGLVGAITGGWWATRFSLRTLVLGGLAVWTALMVPVAFLRDPYALGALFAASGYVGGVFNVAGGVFMVRVAPDRMRGRANSLAMLVGGGAMAAGPVAAGFALEAFGPTRTVLGLSVAMGVTALVALLSPSLRRNPLEKASPELA; encoded by the coding sequence GTGACCCCGCCGCCGAAGACGGTGACGGACCCGGCGGTCCTCCCGTGGGAGCTGGCGGCCGCCGCCCCGGCGGGAGAGGCCCCGCAGCCCCGGACCGACCCGGGGACGGAGCCCCGGCCCACGGGCCGGGCCGAGCCCGGGGCCCGGTCCGGGAGCGGGGAGGCGGCCCCGGCCCCGGAGCACGGCGAGGCCCCGTCGGCAGCCGTTCCGCTGCGCCGCAACCGCGACTTCGGGCTGCTGTGGGGCGGCGCCGGACTCTCGCTCCTCGCCGGCCGGGCGACCGCCGTCGCCTACCCGCTCACCGTCCTGTGGATCACCGGTTCGCCCGGTGACGCCGGCCTGGTCGGCACCGCCCTCCTCCTGCCCCAGCTCCTCGTCCAGCTCCCCGGCGGCGCCCTCGTGGACCGCTGGGACCGGCGCCGGATCATGATCGGCGCGGGCCTCGGGCAGGCGCTGGTCGCCGGGGCCGTCGCCGCCCTGCTGCTCAGCGGGCACGTGTGGCTCTGGGCCCTGCTCGCGGCGGCCTTCACCGAGGGCACCCTCGGGGTGCTGCACCAGCTCGCCGAGCGGGCCGCGGTCCCCGCCGTGGTCCCCACGGAGCAGCTCCCCGCCGCCCTCACCGGCAACGAGGCCCGGACCCGCGGCGCCGCCATCGCCGGGCAGCCGCTCGGCAGCGGCCTCGTCGCCCTGGGCTCCTCCTTCCCGTACGTGGCCGCCCTCGTCGGCCAACTCGCCTCCGTCGTCCTGCTCTTCGGAGTACGGGGCAAGCTCCAGGCCGAGCGCACCGGGCCCCGGCCCGATCTGGTGCGGGAGATCAAGGAGGGGCTCGTCTGGATGTGGCGCCAGCGCTTCCTGCGGGCCGTGATGGCCGCCGTGGCCGTCTCCAACGTGCTGTTCCAGGGCCTCAACCTCGCGGTCATGACCGGCATCCAGGAGAACCACGGCTCCCAGTTCCAGATCGGCGTCGTGCTCTCCCTCAGCGGGGCCGGCGGACTCGTCGGCGCCATCACCGGCGGCTGGTGGGCCACCCGCTTCTCCCTGCGCACCCTGGTGCTCGGCGGGCTGGCCGTCTGGACCGCCCTCATGGTCCCCGTCGCGTTCCTGCGCGACCCCTACGCCCTGGGCGCGCTGTTCGCCGCCAGCGGCTACGTCGGCGGCGTGTTCAACGTCGCGGGCGGGGTGTTCATGGTCCGCGTCGCCCCCGACCGGATGCGCGGCAGGGCCAACTCCCTCGCCATGCTCGTCGGCGGCGGCGCCATGGCGGCCGGTCCCGTGGCCGCCGGCTTCGCCCTGGAGGCCTTCGGCCCCACCCGTACCGTGCTGGGCCTCAGCGTCGCCATGGGCGTCACCGCGCTCGTCGCGCTGCTGTCGCCGTCCCTGCGCCGCAACCCCCTGGAGAAGGCCTCCCCGGAGCTCGCGTAG